The Candidatus Methylomirabilis limnetica genome has a window encoding:
- a CDS encoding c-type cytochrome: MVRKATVQVVLLTALVVGCAGAWTAVPATAEPKAPEKFTTFCVPCHGSAGDGNGPAAAFLNPKPRNLTDGKYMNVRTDAQLINVIKNGSASEKFSPLMSGFGGVLNDMEIKDIVAYIRLLAVPKYQSEK, translated from the coding sequence ATGGTGAGAAAAGCGACCGTTCAAGTGGTTCTGCTAACTGCTTTGGTCGTGGGCTGCGCAGGGGCCTGGACAGCCGTGCCGGCTACCGCCGAGCCCAAGGCTCCGGAGAAGTTTACGACCTTCTGTGTTCCGTGTCACGGTTCAGCGGGTGATGGGAATGGGCCGGCAGCGGCTTTTCTAAATCCCAAGCCGCGGAACCTTACGGACGGCAAGTACATGAATGTCAGAACCGATGCGCAATTGATCAATGTCATCAAAAATGGCAGCGCGTCAGAGAAGTTCAGCCCGCTGATGAGTGGCTTTGGGGGGGTGCTCAACGACATGGAGATCAAGGACATCGTCGCCTATATCCGCTTACTGGCCGTCCCGAAGTACCAGTCGGAGAAGTGA
- a CDS encoding nitronate monooxygenase codes for MGAAVSNWRLANAVARTGQMGVVSGTGIDTVFVRRLQDGDRGGHMRRGIEQFPIRRAADEAIRRYYRPEGRAPGEPYTMLPMYRQVVSPARQELTMLATFVEVFLAKEGHDAPVGINLLTKVQMLALPTLYGAMLAGVDYVLMGAGIPREIGGVLDLLAGHQPARLRFDVEGLPSGAVEYLEFDPGIHWETPPAPLARPKFLPIVASNSLAKMLARKATGQVDGFVIEGPTAGGHNAPPRGEPRFNERGEPIYSENDKVDLAKIKELGLPFWVAGGTGHPERLIEARKDGAAGVQVGTLFAFCDESGLAEPIKRSVLAHAARGEVDVRTKPRVSPTGFPIKVVEWAENPAVGATRERICDMGYLRVAFMTADGKVDYRCPSEPEAAYVKKGGKLEDTIDRQCLCNALLSVIGHPQINPNGTEEPPIVTSGDDLATIGGFLGGRTSYTAADVVAYLLSGRCEA; via the coding sequence ATGGGTGCCGCTGTCTCCAACTGGCGGCTGGCCAACGCCGTGGCACGAACTGGCCAGATGGGTGTCGTCTCCGGCACCGGCATCGATACGGTGTTCGTACGTCGCCTGCAGGATGGCGATCGCGGCGGCCACATGCGCCGCGGGATCGAGCAGTTCCCGATCCGTCGCGCCGCGGACGAGGCCATACGCCGCTACTATCGGCCCGAGGGTCGGGCGCCGGGCGAGCCGTACACGATGCTCCCCATGTACCGCCAGGTGGTCTCTCCCGCTCGGCAGGAGCTCACCATGTTGGCCACATTCGTCGAAGTGTTCCTCGCCAAGGAGGGACACGATGCGCCGGTCGGCATCAACCTGCTCACCAAAGTTCAGATGCTCGCACTGCCGACGCTCTACGGCGCAATGCTCGCCGGGGTCGACTACGTTCTGATGGGCGCCGGGATCCCGCGAGAGATCGGAGGGGTGCTCGACTTGCTCGCTGGGCACCAGCCGGCCCGGCTCCGATTCGACGTGGAGGGACTACCCTCCGGCGCCGTCGAATACCTCGAGTTTGACCCCGGCATCCATTGGGAGACGCCGCCGGCACCGCTTGCGCGGCCGAAGTTCCTCCCGATCGTGGCGAGCAACTCCCTGGCGAAGATGCTCGCCCGTAAGGCGACCGGCCAGGTGGATGGATTCGTGATCGAGGGCCCCACCGCCGGTGGCCACAACGCCCCGCCCCGCGGTGAGCCACGATTCAACGAGCGCGGCGAGCCGATCTACAGCGAAAACGACAAGGTGGACCTCGCGAAGATCAAGGAGCTGGGGCTGCCGTTTTGGGTGGCGGGCGGGACCGGACACCCCGAGCGCCTGATTGAGGCGCGTAAGGATGGAGCCGCCGGAGTCCAGGTCGGGACGCTCTTCGCCTTCTGCGACGAATCGGGACTAGCAGAGCCGATCAAGCGTTCGGTGCTAGCCCATGCGGCCCGCGGCGAGGTAGACGTTCGCACGAAGCCCCGCGTATCGCCCACCGGCTTTCCAATCAAGGTCGTGGAATGGGCCGAGAATCCCGCCGTGGGCGCAACGCGCGAGCGGATCTGCGATATGGGGTACCTGCGCGTCGCCTTCATGACGGCGGATGGAAAAGTGGACTATCGGTGTCCCAGTGAGCCTGAGGCCGCCTACGTGAAAAAGGGTGGCAAGCTGGAGGACACGATCGACCGCCAGTGCCTGTGCAACGCGCTGCTCTCCGTCATCGGCCACCCGCAGATCAATCCCAACGGCACCGAGGAGCCGCCGATCGTTACCAGCGGCGACGACCTCGCGACTATCGGTGGCTTCCTGGGCGGCCGGACGAGCTACACTGCCGCAGACGTCGTCGCCTATCTGTTGTCAGGTCGTTGTGAGGCCTAG
- a CDS encoding branched-chain amino acid transaminase: protein MAHAYFKGQFVPLDQAKVSIQNNTFQYGTGIFEGIRAYWNPDERQLYLFRMVEHYVRLLRNCRVLKLNIVKDEKELSEITLELLRRNHPETDTYIRPIAYVDSDGIGPKFIGYSAGFAMYTLPLGDYIDVSKGIKVGFSSWRRINDNAIPARCKVTGGYVNSALAKTEALEHGYDEAIFLTEGGFISEGSAENIFLVRGGKLITPALSEDILEGITRETVIELAREELGIETIERPIGRTELYVADEAFLCGTGAQISPMIEVDKRPLGTGRIGPISAKIQALYFDVVKGKQKKYAHWLTPVY, encoded by the coding sequence ATGGCGCACGCGTATTTCAAGGGGCAGTTCGTTCCGCTTGATCAAGCCAAGGTTAGCATCCAGAACAATACCTTCCAGTACGGGACCGGCATCTTCGAGGGAATTAGAGCCTACTGGAACCCGGATGAGAGGCAGCTCTACCTGTTCCGCATGGTGGAACACTACGTCCGGCTGCTCAGAAACTGCCGAGTCCTGAAGCTCAACATCGTCAAGGACGAGAAAGAGTTGTCGGAAATCACCCTGGAATTGCTCAGGAGAAACCACCCCGAAACCGACACCTATATCCGGCCGATTGCGTATGTCGATTCTGATGGGATCGGCCCGAAGTTCATCGGCTATTCCGCCGGTTTCGCCATGTACACACTCCCGCTTGGCGACTACATCGACGTCTCAAAGGGGATCAAGGTGGGCTTTTCTTCCTGGCGCCGCATCAACGATAACGCCATCCCGGCCCGCTGCAAGGTCACTGGCGGCTATGTCAACTCCGCATTGGCCAAGACCGAGGCTCTCGAACATGGTTACGATGAGGCGATCTTCCTCACCGAGGGGGGCTTTATCTCTGAAGGATCGGCAGAGAATATCTTTCTCGTCAGGGGGGGAAAGTTGATCACGCCCGCCCTGTCCGAGGATATCCTGGAAGGGATCACGCGCGAGACAGTGATCGAGCTGGCTCGGGAGGAGCTGGGCATCGAGACGATCGAGCGGCCCATCGGCAGGACGGAACTGTACGTCGCCGATGAGGCGTTTCTCTGCGGTACGGGCGCCCAGATATCGCCGATGATCGAGGTGGATAAACGGCCGCTGGGCACCGGTAGGATAGGGCCTATCAGCGCGAAGATTCAAGCGCTCTATTTCGACGTGGTCAAGGGAAAGCAGAAGAAGTACGCGCACTGGCTGACGCCAGTCTATTAA
- the thiI gene encoding tRNA uracil 4-sulfurtransferase ThiI produces MKRTGGASARPPARGALIHYHEIALKGKNRSFFLKQLEANILLATRDLDCGPLKRLAGRLFLEMREETSWEVLRQRLSRVFGIANFAPAVMMAPDLELLAQRIEEEVSSRSFHSFRVAARRAFKTFPQTSQEINEIIGARVQRICGARVDLTNPELTIYIEILPAEAFVYFDKLLGPGGLPVGTSGTVACLLSGGIDSPVAAYRMMKRGCRVVFVHFHSQPFADRTSQEKAIELARLLTRYQFASRLYLAPFGELQQEVVSHVTGRMRIVVYRRLMLRIAEQIARKEGAQALVTGESLGQVASQTIENIATIEQASTLPILRPLIGMDKDEITQQAQQIGSYEVSIIPDQDCCSMFLPRQVATHTTHREAELAERPLDLERLVAQAHSAAYSLELSFPG; encoded by the coding sequence ATGAAGAGAACAGGCGGCGCGAGCGCGCGACCACCGGCGAGGGGCGCTCTCATCCATTATCACGAGATCGCCCTCAAGGGGAAAAATCGGAGCTTCTTCCTGAAGCAGCTTGAGGCCAATATCCTGCTGGCCACGCGTGATCTCGACTGCGGTCCACTCAAGCGACTAGCCGGTCGGCTGTTCCTGGAGATGCGCGAGGAGACCTCGTGGGAGGTCCTGCGACAGCGGCTGAGCCGTGTCTTCGGGATTGCGAATTTCGCCCCTGCCGTCATGATGGCGCCTGATCTGGAGTTACTCGCGCAGCGGATCGAAGAGGAGGTCTCCAGCCGTTCATTTCACAGCTTTCGCGTGGCGGCCCGTCGCGCCTTCAAGACCTTTCCGCAGACCTCCCAGGAGATCAACGAGATAATCGGGGCCAGGGTGCAGCGCATCTGTGGCGCCCGCGTCGATCTCACCAATCCGGAGCTGACGATATACATCGAGATACTCCCTGCAGAGGCCTTTGTCTACTTCGATAAACTGTTGGGCCCGGGGGGCCTCCCGGTGGGGACCAGCGGGACGGTCGCGTGTCTGCTGTCAGGCGGGATCGATTCTCCGGTTGCGGCCTACCGGATGATGAAGCGTGGGTGCCGTGTCGTCTTCGTCCACTTCCATAGCCAGCCGTTCGCTGACCGAACCTCACAAGAAAAAGCGATCGAACTGGCGCGACTCCTCACCCGGTACCAGTTTGCTTCTCGCCTCTACCTGGCGCCCTTCGGCGAGCTCCAGCAGGAGGTCGTCTCCCACGTCACCGGACGCATGAGGATCGTTGTGTATCGACGGCTGATGCTGCGAATCGCCGAACAGATCGCCCGCAAGGAAGGCGCCCAGGCTCTGGTGACCGGCGAGAGTCTCGGTCAGGTGGCGTCACAAACCATTGAAAACATCGCCACCATCGAGCAGGCATCCACCTTACCGATTCTACGGCCCTTGATCGGTATGGACAAGGACGAGATCACGCAGCAGGCACAGCAGATTGGCAGCTACGAGGTCTCCATCATTCCCGACCAGGACTGCTGTTCGATGTTTCTGCCAAGGCAGGTGGCGACGCACACGACTCACCGCGAGGCCGAACTCGCCGAGCGCCCCCTTGACCTTGAGCGACTCGTGGCGCAGGCTCACTCTGCCGCGTACTCCCTTGAGCTGTCGTTTCCTGGTTGA
- a CDS encoding UDP-glucuronic acid decarboxylase family protein: MSRALITGGVGFLGSHLCDRLIEEGHEVVCLDNLSTGRIDNVAHLGGHDAFRFIKQDVTEYLYIDGPLDYVLHFASPASPVDYQRLPIQTLKVGSLGTHKALGLAKAKGARFLLASTSEVYGDPLIHPQREEYWGNVNPIGPRGMYDEAKRFAEAMTMAYHRYHGLDTRIARIFNTYGPRMRPNDGRVVSNFINQALRDEPLTVYGDGLQTRSFCYVSDLVEGLYRLLMSDEVNPVNVGNPNEFTVIELAHMVLKSIGGQSAGSTALTTGIEICPLPLDDPRVRQPDIGLARAKLGWEPKVQIAEGLVLTIEYFRKQLEGSS; encoded by the coding sequence ATGTCTCGTGCACTGATTACGGGTGGGGTCGGATTTCTGGGTTCCCACCTGTGCGACCGTTTGATCGAGGAAGGACATGAGGTCGTCTGTCTCGATAACCTGAGCACCGGCCGGATAGACAACGTCGCCCACTTGGGCGGGCACGATGCGTTCCGTTTCATCAAGCAGGACGTCACCGAGTATCTGTACATCGACGGCCCGCTGGACTATGTGCTCCATTTCGCCTCTCCGGCCAGTCCCGTCGATTATCAGCGCCTTCCGATCCAGACCCTCAAGGTTGGCTCTCTCGGAACTCACAAGGCCCTGGGCCTGGCCAAGGCCAAAGGCGCCCGCTTCCTGCTCGCATCGACATCAGAGGTCTACGGCGACCCCTTGATCCACCCCCAGCGGGAGGAGTACTGGGGCAACGTGAATCCGATCGGACCACGTGGGATGTATGACGAGGCGAAGCGGTTCGCTGAAGCGATGACTATGGCGTATCACCGGTATCATGGGCTTGATACCCGAATCGCCAGGATCTTTAATACGTATGGACCCCGGATGCGACCCAACGACGGACGCGTCGTGTCCAATTTCATCAACCAGGCGCTGCGCGACGAGCCCCTGACGGTGTATGGTGACGGGTTACAGACCCGAAGCTTCTGTTACGTCTCTGATTTAGTCGAAGGGCTGTACCGCCTGTTGATGTCGGACGAGGTCAACCCAGTCAACGTTGGGAACCCCAATGAATTCACGGTGATTGAGCTTGCCCACATGGTCTTGAAGTCAATCGGCGGTCAGTCTGCTGGTTCGACAGCCCTCACCACAGGCATTGAGATCTGCCCGTTGCCGCTGGATGATCCTCGTGTCCGTCAACCGGATATTGGCTTGGCAAGGGCTAAACTCGGCTGGGAGCCGAAGGTGCAGATCGCTGAAGGGCTTGTGCTCACCATCGAATACTTCCGCAAGCAGTTGGAGGGGTCTTCCTAA
- a CDS encoding transposase, giving the protein MPRIARIVAPGHPYHITQRGNYRQAVFRNDEDRSRYLSWVNEYSRKFHLSIWAYCLMDNHVHFIVQPQEEASLAKVFSVAHMRYAQYFNKERKASGHLWQGRFYSCLLDEPYLMAAMRYVERNPVRARMVNRPWQWKWSSAAAHIGGTSEMVDVIEIKESVGVSMESWREHIDLDDNAPDVETIRRHTMTGRPLGRDGFIGELSRKLGRVISVSHRGRPRKGLTK; this is encoded by the coding sequence ATGCCACGGATTGCTCGAATCGTTGCACCCGGCCACCCTTACCATATTACGCAAAGAGGGAATTATCGCCAGGCGGTCTTTCGTAACGACGAAGATCGTTCTCGATACTTATCCTGGGTTAATGAATACAGCCGCAAATTTCACCTGTCGATATGGGCCTATTGCTTAATGGACAATCACGTTCATTTCATTGTCCAACCGCAGGAAGAGGCATCGTTGGCTAAAGTGTTCAGCGTGGCCCATATGCGGTATGCTCAGTATTTCAACAAAGAGAGAAAGGCCTCCGGGCACTTGTGGCAGGGACGCTTTTATTCCTGTCTGCTTGATGAGCCGTATCTTATGGCGGCAATGCGATATGTTGAGAGGAATCCGGTGCGGGCCAGGATGGTCAACAGGCCTTGGCAATGGAAATGGTCCAGTGCGGCCGCTCACATCGGTGGAACGAGTGAGATGGTCGATGTCATTGAGATAAAGGAATCAGTGGGCGTTTCCATGGAGTCATGGAGAGAACACATCGATTTGGACGATAATGCCCCAGACGTGGAAACGATTCGAAGGCACACTATGACAGGGCGACCACTGGGGAGGGATGGGTTCATCGGGGAATTGAGCAGGAAACTGGGGCGAGTTATAAGCGTTTCGCATAGAGGAAGACCAAGAAAGGGTCTTACGAAATAG
- the corA gene encoding magnesium/cobalt transporter CorA — MIGPAAAACLIGERNGFCWYHVDDPKGPALDELAAQLGLHELAIEDCRNYRQRAKLEEYDGHLFLIFNSIHFNPEKQECWFGEINFFVGKDFLVSVREGPTPSRTVAAVLPTFRSDPTMAHPGRLLQHMLDFMADQYLPVLDTVEDRIEQIEEQILDNPTPRLLADIFALRRALIDFRRVALAGREAINHLLYRAEPWFRSQQPYFRNIYDHIVRALDFAETYRDILTGVLDVHLSATANRTNEIMKSLTFWATVAIPFLLITGFFGMNFPNLPWLESSLGWMYALLAMITVGVAMGVYFKYRGWF, encoded by the coding sequence ATGATCGGCCCTGCTGCTGCCGCATGCCTGATCGGGGAGCGCAATGGCTTTTGCTGGTATCACGTGGACGATCCCAAGGGCCCTGCGCTCGACGAGCTGGCCGCTCAGCTTGGCCTGCACGAGTTGGCCATCGAGGACTGCCGTAATTATCGCCAGCGCGCCAAGCTCGAAGAGTATGATGGCCACCTGTTCCTTATTTTCAACTCCATCCACTTTAACCCGGAGAAACAGGAGTGCTGGTTTGGCGAGATCAATTTCTTTGTCGGCAAAGATTTTTTGGTGAGCGTCCGCGAAGGCCCCACGCCCAGCCGCACCGTGGCGGCCGTGCTTCCGACATTTCGCTCCGACCCCACGATGGCCCATCCGGGCCGCCTGCTTCAGCACATGCTCGACTTCATGGCCGACCAGTATCTGCCCGTGCTCGACACCGTGGAGGACCGCATCGAGCAAATCGAGGAGCAGATCCTCGATAATCCCACGCCCCGGCTGCTGGCAGATATCTTTGCGCTCCGCCGCGCGTTGATTGATTTTCGCCGCGTGGCCCTGGCTGGGCGCGAGGCGATCAATCATCTTCTCTACCGCGCCGAACCATGGTTCCGTTCGCAACAGCCATATTTCCGTAACATCTACGACCACATCGTCCGCGCTCTCGATTTTGCTGAAACCTATCGCGACATCCTCACCGGCGTGCTTGACGTCCACCTTTCCGCCACCGCCAATCGCACCAATGAAATCATGAAGAGCCTGACCTTCTGGGCCACCGTGGCCATTCCTTTCCTGCTCATTACCGGCTTTTTTGGAATGAATTTTCCCAACCTGCCATGGCTCGAAAGCTCACTTGGCTGGATGTATGCGTTACTGGCGATGATTACCGTTGGAGTGGCGATGGGAGTATATTTCAAGTACCGAGGCTGGTTCTGA